From Candidatus Methanomethylicota archaeon, the proteins below share one genomic window:
- a CDS encoding AAA family ATPase encodes MPICDRCGRWFNSIVCPYCGYVPLYADKDMFLKFMEGLLYRERAEEKRRVERDKVVGELIDVAGDTVTIEFEHGIPRFEEGDVVGYIDRGSIVPLGVVLGEGRIITVALFKPLDLSEGQSLEICECEVLVGYDLQLELIRKIRDGELDEFGQKAVSHVFEVGSLRGLQKVKPSNVFDVKGGYPLDEFQLEAVEYALGLGDGESLLIIGPPGTGKTRVIAKIAYELYRRGERVLIASHTNRAVNHNQAIK; translated from the coding sequence ATGCCCATCTGTGATAGGTGTGGTAGGTGGTTTAATTCTATTGTGTGTCCGTATTGTGGTTATGTTCCGCTTTATGCTGATAAGGATATGTTTTTGAAGTTTATGGAGGGTTTGCTGTATAGGGAGAGGGCTGAGGAGAAGAGGAGGGTTGAGAGGGATAAGGTGGTTGGTGAGCTTATTGATGTTGCTGGGGATACTGTTACGATTGAGTTTGAGCATGGGATTCCAAGGTTTGAGGAGGGTGATGTTGTAGGCTACATTGATAGGGGTAGTATTGTGCCTCTTGGTGTGGTTTTAGGTGAAGGACGCATCATAACTGTTGCTTTATTTAAGCCTTTGGATCTCAGTGAAGGACAGAGTTTGGAGATTTGTGAGTGTGAAGTTTTGGTGGGTTATGATCTTCAACTTGAGCTTATAAGGAAGATTAGGGATGGTGAATTGGATGAGTTTGGGCAGAAGGCTGTTTCACATGTATTTGAAGTTGGCAGTTTAAGGGGTTTACAGAAGGTTAAACCTTCAAATGTTTTTGATGTTAAGGGTGGATACCCCTTAGATGAATTCCAATTGGAAGCTGTTGAATATGCTTTGGGACTTGGAGATGGTGAATCTCTCCTCATAATTGGACCTCCTGGAACTGGTAAGACTCGTGTAATTGCCAAAATAGCTTATGAATTGTATAGGAGGGGGGAGAGGGTTCTCATAGCTTCACATACGAATAGGGCTGTTAATCACAATCAAGCTATTAAGTAA